In one Leishmania braziliensis MHOM/BR/75/M2904 complete genome, chromosome 32 genomic region, the following are encoded:
- a CDS encoding putative chaperonin containing t-complex protein, whose product MSLAFDEYGRPFLLVKEQQQKERVSGVEAQRTNILAALGVANVLKSSLGPRGMDKILTTPDNEVVVTNDGATILDLMDIDNEIGQLMVELSKSQDSEIGDGTTGVVCLAGALLEQATALLDKGIHSSRISEGYEKACEIACMRLEKVAETISLEKREFLLQTARSTLNSKVVNRERDRLAQICVDAVLAVADIERRDVNMDLIKVEGKVGGRLEDTCLVDGIVLDKDFSHPQMPKELTNPKMAILTCAFEPPKPKTKHTLQIKSAEHMRELHEQEQEYFRSEVQRCKDAGADLVICQWGFDDEANYLLYCNQLPAVRWVGGVELEMIAIATGGRIVPRFEDLTAEKLGTCGRVREVGFGTTRDRMIFVENCPNSKAVTVFIRGGNKMMIEEAKRALHDAICMVRNLIRDNRIVYGGGSAELAASSAVLAHADAVSTVDQYAIRAFADALESIPINLALNSGLDPIRALSDARKAQMEGKNPYAGIDCMDRGTIDMKQQQVFETLSGKCSQLRLATQVVKMILKIDDVIVTKPNEEQPH is encoded by the coding sequence ATGTCTCTTGCGTTTGATGAGTACGGTCGCCCCTTTCTGCTGgtgaaggagcagcagcagaaggagcGTGTGAGCGGCGTTGAGGCGCAGAGGACGAATATCCTCGCTGCACTTGGCGTCGCTAATGTGCTGAAGTCGAGCCTTGGCCCGCGTGGCATGGATAAGATTCTGACCACTCCGGACAACGAGGTGGTTGTCACTAACGATGGCGCCACCATCCTAGACCTCATGGACATTGACAACGAAATTGGGCAGCTCATGGTCGAGCTGAGCAAGTCGCAGGACTCCGAGATCGGTGACGGGACCACTGGTGTTGTGTGCCTTGCAggagcgctgctggagcaggcTACGGCGCTGCTCGACAAAGGCATCCACAGCTCTCGCATCTCTGAGGGGTACGAGAAAGCGTGTGAGATAGCGTGCATGCGCCTCGAGAAAGTGGCTGAAACCATCTCTCTGGAGAAAAGGGAGTTTCTGCTGCAGACGGCCCGGTCGACACTCAACTCGAAAGTGGTGAACCGCGAACGCGACCGTCTGGCGCAGATCTGCGTGGATGCGGTGCTCGCCGTGGCCGACATAGAGCGGCGCGACGTGAACATGGACCTCATTAAGGTTGAGGGCAAGGTGGGGGGTCGCCTGGAGGACACTTGCCTCGTGGATGGCATTGTTCTTGATAAGGACTTCTCGCATCCGCAGATGCCGAAGGAGCTGACAAACCCGAAGATGGCTATCCTGACATGCGCCTTCGAACCACCCAAACCAAAGACAAAGCACACTCTACAGATTAAAAGCGCCGAGCACATGCGGGAGCTACATGAGCAGGAGCAAGAGTACTTCCGCTCtgaggtgcagcgctgcaagGACGCTGGTGCCGACCTCGTCATTTGTCAGTGGGGCTTTGATGATGAGGCCAACTACTTGCTTTATTGCAACCAGCTGCCGGCGGTGCGCTGGGTGGGCGGCGTAGAGCTGGAGATGATCGCCATCGCAACTGGTGGCCGCATCGTTCCGCGCTTTGAAGATCTGACGGCGGAGAAGCTCGGCACATGCGGGCGTGTCCGCGAGGTTGGCTTTGGCACCACGAGGGACCGCATGATCTTTGTCGAGAACTGCCCCAATAGCAAGGCCGTCACCGTTTTCATCCGCGGCGGCAATAAGATGATGATTGAGGAGGCAAAGCGTGCCCTGCACGACGCCATTTGTATGGTACGCAACCTCATCCGCGACAACCGCATCGTGTATGGCGGGGGTtccgcggagctggcggcgtCGTCTGCGGTGCTTGCACATGCCGATGCCGTGTCAACGGTGGACCAGTACGCTATTCGCGCCTTTGCTGATGCCCTCGAGTCCATCCCCATTAACCTGGCCCTCAACAGCGGTCTTGATCCCATCCGCGCCCTTTCTGATGCACGCAAAGCGCAGATGGAGGGCAAAAATCCTTACGCCGGTATCGACTGCATGGACCGCGGGACGATCGAcatgaagcagcagcaggtgttCGAGACCTTGAGCGGCAAGTgctcgcagctgcgcctggCGACACAGGTGGTGAAGATGATCCTCAAGATTGATGACGTCATTGTTACGAAGCCGAATGAGGAGCAGCCGCACTAA
- a CDS encoding putative protein kinase gives MRAKRPLRTSGPCFDLTGLMDHAAPELQVQQKNEQELNKFFIDVDDNTVSPMITTEPCFHKASDSSLSNTNSAVNSTALEVAGNGGSKSVECRAKGGGESGAVAGASGCLSPATVSAQNEAKFIHVNNTNIFVLIDGISMFVEGKSTFTGTEDARLLVERLRRKKLARSVDTVEEAILNIEMSAGHGVRDGTVPAPRTASSSPPAVEAPASLMPSTTSSPLLTAPSPHKAVALASLFVPQPPAKSVPLANPWASLFEDAKMPSGSPLFRNSTAKSLANISSRSCSPVQGMLLCDSTATGTSLSSPMTTLSPGTAATSTSALSPTAVFNAAARPPYSVSFPSLRHQDSSSSLVSMASGAGYRNSGHASRSAAVRRTKQISVEEIGHSNCSLDMDDVVVEEMIGKGTQGTVFRVRVDGKLYALKCMNIDEAMNATNDVERQGRKKGLVKELTMITLQRSRPPPAHLMQMFNAVASLDAEKKQLSILMELMSFTVEDIQQMISRIPSEELMRVTQSTFRNYMSGDPSSKQTMKECCKNQALYGSPRHVLGRNTYKEPAAWERSVKRETPMPEVFLSMLARDVLMGLNELHTDYFIIHCDLKPANVLLCYDKQKFKLADFGCGCVMEDRQHVERRGIDLGTMLYKAPERFAANILHRVADGGAGEAVVEFTAKADVWSLGIMLMELAAGVHPCDHFKSDFWNYGGKLKLSKMNKPLNWSEVFYDFILRSVCVEESMRWSVQQLLKHPFVVKFNHVPREKLKQFVQRLEVDSKTFHKRQQSELLKEQILLSTTRRHKDTFQLESKKIWSTYTAYLKHAPPTKDQTIFPELRYT, from the coding sequence ATGCGTGCAAAGCGTCCGCTCCGTACGTCGGGCCCGTGCTTCGATCTGACCGGGCTCATGGATCACGCAGCCCCTGAGCTACAGGTTCAGCAGAAGAATGAGCAGGAGCTCAACAAGTTCTTTATCGATGTGGATGACAACACAGTTTCGCCAATGATCACAACAGAGCCGTGCTTTCACAAGGCGAGCGATTCGAGCCTGTCGAACACTAACTCCGCGGTCAACTCgacggcgctggaggtggcaGGCAATGGTGGCAGCAAGTCTGTGGAATGCAGGGCgaaaggtggtggtgaatcAGGTGCCGTCGCTGGTGCTTCCGGTTGTCTGTCGCCGGCGACGGTGTCGGCACAAAACGAGGCCAAATTTATTCACGTTAACAACACGAACATCTTCGTACTGATTGACGGCATCTCGATGTTTgtggagggaaagagcaCTTTTACTGGAACGGAAGATGCACGGCTGCTGGTAGAGCGACTACGGCGAAAGAAACTTGCCCGTTCTGTGGACACAGTGGAGGAGGCCATCTTGAACATTGAAATGTCGGCTGGCCACGGTGTCCGCGATGGGACAGTTCCAGCGCCACGAACCGCCTCTTCTAGCCCCCCCGCTGTGGAAGCGCCTGCATCGCTAATGCCGTCTACCACGAGCTCTCCCTTACTTacagcaccgtcgcctcACAAGGCTGTCGCCCTAGCTTCCCTATTTGTGCCGCAGCCCCCCGCGAAATCGGTCCCCCTCGCGAATCCCTGGGCGTCCCTGTTTGAAGACGCCAAGATGCCATCTGGCTCGCCGCTGTTTCGCAACTCTACCGCCAAGTCTCTCGCCAACATCAGTAGCAGAAGCTGTTCTCCCGTGCAGGGCATGCTGCTGTGTGATAGCACCGCAACAGGTACCTCGTTGTCTTCTCCCATGACAACATTGTCCCCTGGAACGGCAGCCACCTCAACATCagcgctctctcccaccgCTGTCTTTAACGCCGCTGCTCGCCCTCCGTACTCCGTGAGCTTCCCCAGTCTGCGTCATCAGGACAGCTCGTCATCCCTCGTGTCAATGGCTTCGGGTGCCGGCTATCGAAACAGCGGGCACGCCagtcgcagcgccgcagtgcggcGGACAAAGCAGATATCCGTGGAGGAAATTGGCCACAGCAACTGCTCGCTTGATATGGATGATGTAGTGGTTGAGGAGATGATTGGCAAGGGCACCCAAGGCACGGTGTTCCGCGTCCGCGTGGATGGCAAGTTGTACGCACTCAAGTGCATGAACATTGACGAGGCAATGAATGCGACAAACGACGTAGAGCGGCAGGGACGCAAGAAAGGACTCGTGAAGGAGTTGACCATGATCACACTGCAGCGATCgcgtccgccgccagcgcaccTCATGCAGATGTTCAACGCTGTGGCCTCGCTGGatgcagagaagaagcagcTGAGCATCCTGATGGAACTCATGTCCTTCACAGTGGAAGACATTCAGCAGATGATCTCTCGCATCCCTAGCGAGGAGTTGATGCGGGTGACGCAGTCGACCTTTCGGAACTACATGTCCGGCGACCCGTCATCGAAGCAGACCATGAAGGAATGCTGCAAGAACCAGGCTCTCTACGGCTCTCCGCGGCATGTGCTGGGTCGCAATACGTATAAAGAGCCCGCTGCATGGGAGAGGAGCGTGAAACGGGAAACACCGATGCCGGAGGTGTTTCTCTCAATGCTGGCACGGGACGTGTTAATGGGGCTAAATGAGCTGCACACCGACTACTTCATTATTCACTGTGATCTGAAGCCCGCCAACGTGCTCCTCTGCTATGACAAGCAGAAGTTTAAGCTGGCCGACTTTGGATGCGGCTGTGTGATGGAAGACCGGCAGCACGTCGAGCGTCGAGGCATCGACCTCGGCACAATGCTGTACAAGGCACCAGAGCGATTTGCGGCGAACATTTTACACCGCGTcgctgacggcggcgccggcgaggcggtggtggaatTCACGGCCAAGGCGGACGTGTGGTCCTTGGGCATTATGTTAATGGAGTTGGCGGCTGGCGTTCACCCCTGTGATCACTTCAAGTCTGACTTCTGGAACTACGGAGGGAAGTTGAAGCTCTCCAAGATGAACAAGCCGCTCAACTGGTCGGAGGTATTCTACGACTTCATTCTACGCAGCGTTTGTGTCGAGGAGTCGATGCGGTGgtctgtgcagcagctgctgaaacACCCGTTTGTCGTCAAGTTTAACCACGTGCCGCGAGAGAAGCTGAAGCAGTTTGTGCAGCGCCTGGAGGTCGACAGCAAGACTTTCCACAAGCGCCAGCAGAGCGAGCTGCTCAAGGAACAGATCTTGCTTAGCACGACACGTCGGCACAAGGACACGTTCCAGTTGGAGAGCAAGAAGATCTGGTCGACGTATACCGCCTACTTGAAGCATGCGCCCCCCACCAAGGACCAGACCATATTTCCAGAGCTGCGGTACACGTAA
- a CDS encoding vacuolar sorting-like protein, which yields MVLVLAVGDTWVPQRSSGVPEVFSKMFSPGRIHTVLITGGVGSKGMYDYLRTIAPEVHCVESSVDRQWADHMSESVVLTVESLKIGLVRGNQVPLGDKESLAAIQRELDVDVLVSGSTHQPQYFEFDSHLFVNPGSLSGADTECEVNVVPSFMLLDVQDTSVVTFIYQYQPSDDSDGGGTASEGLETAGMVPGLRIKKKEWVKE from the coding sequence ATGGTGCTTGTGCTCGCCGTGGGCGACACGtgggtgccgcagcggtcCAGCGGCGTCCCGGAGGTATTTAGCAAAATGTTCTCACCTGGCCGCATTCACACAGTGTTGATAACGGGCGGAGTCGGTAGCAAGGGGATGTACGACTACTTGCGCACGATTGCCCCCGAGGTGCACTGCGTGGAGAGCAGCGTCGACCGGCAGTGGGCAGATCACATGTCTGAAAGTGTCGTACTGACGGTGGAGAGCCTCAAGATCGGGCTGGTTCGTGGTAACCAAGTACCTCTCGGGGACAAGGAGTCACTCGCAGCGATACAGCGGGAACTGGATGTGGACGTGCTGGTGTCAGGCTCTACGCACCAGCCTCAGTACTTCGAGTTTGATTCCCACCTCTTTGTCAACCCAGGCTCTCTGAGTGGCGCAGATACAGAGTGCGAGGTGAATGTGGTGCCCTCGTTCATGCTGCTGGACGTCCAGGACACATCTGTGGTGACCTTCATTTATCAGTATCAGCCgagcgacgacagcgacggtggtggcacTGCTAGCGAGGGCTTGGAGACTGCTGGGATGGTGCCGGGCCTCAGGATCAAGAAGAAGGAGTGGGTGAAGGAGTGA
- a CDS encoding putative dynein, whose product MTEITYSYSRPAREFGRMPEFQANDSEILADIAPNDMIKDKFTLQNPKESQVQNVPQLSEASTNTESVRIKNHAQYHGEGGWPHAVDPTEFEEKMKYCKKVEREEGYLQTCGRLAEQCVERCVKQNTAMDIYGQYFPDAPPDEEETMGPASLKVWAVLKDPSEEKRTAAALSWQNDGRRIAVAYARLKFQSQTPTMSTNSHIWDLMNPNDPAETLVTPSPLCSIEYYSKDPHLIAGGSWNGVVQFWDTRQPNRPAARSLIEESHKDPVWALKWLQSKSGELLSVSTDGNVFVWDCRLPEKPMTIRSISEDNLVLQPRSNDGGARGILGGLCLDYDPQVGGPAKYMIGTEQGTILSCNRKGKTQHEKLLPNTFNGHHGPIYSVQRNPMFSKYFLSVGDWTARLWFEDFKFMPMFSTFYHKAYLTCGVWHTVRPGVFFTTRMDGYVDVWDLMLRQTTPSLSFQVSDYALHTIKPSQNGNYVATGGIDGNVSLMELSPSLCTMAPDEKNVIGTLFENESLRDKNLDRALKEKRAMARQRERRSTHLAGITRAPTKEEAALDDVAAKYMEEVSTVKAKDTHTSDETDAQRLKMLEDLEDGMELYD is encoded by the coding sequence ATGACGGAGATCACGTACAGTTACTCGCGGCCGGCCCGCGAGTTTGGCCGCATGCCGGAGTTTCAGGCGAACGACAGCGAAATTCTTGCCGACATTGCACCAAATGATATGATCAAGGACAAGTTCACGTTGCAAAACCCTAAGGAGAGCCAAGTGCAGAACGTGCCGCAGCTCTCCGAAGCGAGCACGAATACCGAGTCCGTTCGCATCAAGAATCACGCACAGTATCACGGTGAAGGTGGCTGGCCGCACGCCGTCGACCCGACCGAGTTTGAGGAGAAGATGAAGTACTGCAAGAAGGTAGAGCGGGAGGAGGGCTACCTGCAGACGTGCGGGCGACTCGCCGAGCAGTGCGTGGAGCGCTGTGTGAAGCAGAACACCGCGATGGACATATACGGCCAGTACTTCCCCGACGCTCCACCggatgaggaagagacgaTGGGGCCTGCATCGCTGAAGGTGTGGGCGGTGCTCAAAGATCCATCCGAAGAGAAACGCACGGCAGCCGCTCTCTCGTGGCAGAACGATGGCCGCCGCATTGCCGTGGCTTACGCGCGGCTCAAGTTCCAGAGCCAGACACCGACGATGAGCACGAACTCGCATATTTGGGACTTAATGAACCCCAACGACCCTGCCGAGACGCTTGTCACTCCGTCGCCGCTGTGCAGCATTGAGTACTACTCAAAGGATCCTCATCTGATCGCGGGTGGTAGCTGGAACGGCGTCGTGCAGTTCTGGGACACTCGTCAGCCAAACCGCCCGGCTGCCCGCTCCCTCATCGAGGAGAGCCACAAGGATCCGGTGTGGGCTCTTAAGTGGCTGCAGAGCAAATCTGGCGAACTGCTCTCCGTTTCCACCGACGGAAACGTGTTTGTGTGGGACTGCCGCCTGCCCGAGAAGCCAATGACCATCCGTTCCATTAGCGAGGATAACTTAGTGCTGCAGCCACGCagcaacgacggcggcgcgcgggGCATCCTCGGCGGCCTGTGTCTCGACTACGATCCGCAGGTGGGAGGGCCGGCGAAGTACATGATCGGCACCGAGCAAGGCACCATCTTATCCTGCAATCGCAAGGGCAAGACCCAGCACGAGAAGTTACTGCCAAACACCTTCAACGGCCATCATGGGCCAATCTACAGCGTGCAGCGCAACCCGATGTTCTCCAAGTACTTCCTCTCCGTCGGTGATTGGACGGCGCGGCTGTGGTTTGAGGACTTCAAGTTCATGCCCATGTTTAGCACCTTCTACCACAAGGCATACTTAACCTGTGGTGTGTGGCACACGGTGCGGCCGGGCGTCTTTTTCACGACCCGCATGGACGGGTACGTGGATGTGTGGGACTTGATGCTGCGCCAGACCACGCCTTCCTTGTCCTTCCAGGTGTCAGACTACGCCTTGCACACCATCAAGCCCTCCCAGAACGGCAATTACGTCGCCACTGGCGGCATTGACGGGAATGTGTCGCTGATGGAACTGTCTCCCTCGCTGTGCACGATGGCGCCCGATGAGAAGAACGTCATCGGCACTCTTTTCGAGAACGAAAGCCTGCGGGACAAGAATCTCGATCGTGCACTGAAGGAAAAGCGTGCCATGGCGCGTCAGCGtgagcgccgcagcacgcaTCTCGCCGGGATCACCAGAGCGCCGACGAAGGAGGAAGCTGCGCTCGACGACGTTGCCGCGAAGTACATGGAAGAGGTGAGCACCGTCAAGGCCAaggacacgcacaccagtGACGAAACCGATGCCCAGCGACTCAAGATGCTGGAAGACTTGGAGGATGGCATGGAACTGTATGACTAG